The following proteins are co-located in the Cyprinus carpio isolate SPL01 chromosome B19, ASM1834038v1, whole genome shotgun sequence genome:
- the LOC109111948 gene encoding LOW QUALITY PROTEIN: secretory carrier-associated membrane protein 3-like (The sequence of the model RefSeq protein was modified relative to this genomic sequence to represent the inferred CDS: substituted 2 bases at 2 genomic stop codons) has product MSKYTTFADAADDHNPFQDPSVTQHSSNTGYATLDLYNPFDNNTTAPPPPYEAASPAAPPAQTPPSRTTPTEPRNYGTQSAVNATTADLLRKQDELERKAKELERRERELNAHALGSGATRQNNWPPLPSFCPVGPCFYQDINVEISQSFQRTVTTMYYYWMFTACTLLFNLISCLAMFCVDPNNGVGFGLAILWFLLFTPCSFVCWYRPVYKAFRSDSSFNFFAFFFVFFAQLVLYVIMTIGIPGWGFRXAGXNRHILGWIVSLAALSKNKGAGAIMMINAVFFTAQAAMGVVLLKRVHSMYRKTGASFEKAQAEFTTGVLSNQAVRQAATSATVSAAQGAFTAPPVERPE; this is encoded by the exons atgtcaaaatacacCACTTTTGCTGATGCAGCTGATGATCATAATCCATTTCAG GATCCATCGGTGACTCAGCACAGCAGCAACACTGGCTATGCCACGCTGGACCTCTACAACCCATTTGACAACAACACGACAGCG CCTCCACCTCCATATGAAGCCGCGTCTCCTGCTGCACCTCCTGCCCAGACGCCTCCCAGCAGGACCACACCGACCGAGCCCAGGAATTATGGAACACAG TCTGCAGTGAATGCCACCACAGCAGATCTTTTGAGGAAGCAGGACGAACTAGAAAGAAAAGCAAAAGAgctggagagaagagagagagagctgaatgCACATGCGCTTGGGTCTGGAGCCA CTCGTCAGAATAATTGGCCCCCATTGCCCTCCTTCTGCCCGGTGGGACCGTGCTTCTATCAGGACATTAATGTGGAGATCAGCCAAAGCTTCCAGCGCACTGTCACCACCATGTACTACTACTGGATGT TCACAGCATGCACTTTGCTCTTTAATCTCATCTCCTGTTTGGCTATGTTCTGTGTGGATCCCAATAATGGAGTTGGTTTCGGCCTTGCCATACTCTGGTTCCTGCTCTTCACCCCCTGCTCCTTTGTTTGTTGGTACAGGCCTGTGTACAAAGCCTTCAG GAGTGACAGTTCCTTCAACTTCTTTGcatttttctttgtcttcttcGCCCAACTGGTTCTTTATGTTATCATGACTATTGGTATCCCTGGCTGGGGCTTCAGGTGAGCGGGATAAAACAGACACATTT TGGGGTGGATCGTGAGTTTAGCTGCTCTTAGCAAGAACAAGGGAGCGGGTGCGATCATGATGATAAATGCTGTGTTCTTCACCGCTCAGGCAGCCATGGGTGTTGTGCTGCTCAAGAGG GTTCATTCTATGTACAGGAAGACCGGAGCGAGTTTTGAGAAGGCCCAGGCTGAGTTTACTACTGGTGTGCTTTCCAATCAGGCAGTGCGCCAGGCAGCCACCAGTGCCACTGTTTCTGCCGCACAGGGCGCCTTCACCGCACCCCCGGTAGAGAGAcctgaatga